In the genome of Nymphaea colorata isolate Beijing-Zhang1983 chromosome 9, ASM883128v2, whole genome shotgun sequence, one region contains:
- the LOC116260025 gene encoding nicotinamidase 1, which yields MEATAVDLLRVDLPLHEETLVLEADRRFGLVLVDLVNGFCTPGAGNLAPLTANDQISLMVDESVKLARFFSERKWPILAFLDTHYPDKPEPPYPPHCIIGTGEENLVPALQWLENDANATIRRKGCIDGFIGSMVEDGSNVFINWVKSKEIHSILVLGICTDICVLDFVATTLSARNRGWLSPLEDVFVYSKGCATYDLPACVAKDIKGAISHPQETMHHVGLYIAQGRGAKIVRKVE from the exons ATGGAAGCGACAGCTGTGGATCTGTTGCGGGTGGATTTGCCCTTACATGAGGAGACTTTGGTGCTCGAAGCAGACAGGAGGTTCGGGCTCGTTTTGGTTGATCTCGTCAATGGATTTTGCACTCCTGGAGCCGGGAATCTG GCCCCATTGACTGCCAATGATCAAATCTCGCTTATGGTGGATGAATCTGTCAAGCTTGCTAGGTTCTTCAGCGAGAGAAAATGGCCAATACTTGCTTTTCTGGACACCCATTATCCTGATAAGCCCGAGCCACCTTATCCTCCCCATTGTATCATTGGAACAGGAGAAGAAAATCTGGTTCCTG CTTTGCAGTGGCTGGAAAATGACGCAAATGCGACAATTAGACGCAAAGGCTGTATTGATGGTTTTATCGGCTCTATGGTTGAGGATGGTTCCAACGTATTCATTAATTGGGTGAAAAGCAAGGAGATTCATTCT ATTTTGGTGCTAGGGATATGTACAGATATATGTGTCTTGGACTTTGTTGCTACCACCTTATCTGCGAGAAATCGAGGTTGGCTATCTCCATTGGAAGATGTTTTTGTTTACTCAAAGGGATGTGCAACTTATGATCTTCCTGCTTGTGTTGCTAAAGATATTAAGGGAGCTATTTCCCATCCTCAG GAAACCATGCATCATGTGGGCCTCTATATAGCACAAGGAAGGGGAGCAAAAATCGTGCGGAAAGTGGAGTAA
- the LOC116261340 gene encoding uncharacterized protein LOC116261340: MVPGTIWGNRTYGSKDRLIVDLHNNLLSDISSILNPPTNVSLRLQGILCVQVPTSSRSHNFVDPILMIMWNLLEVTQFHKCLSSPDDAATSQKPYAVLDVLRDYVRATARMFTPIFIT, translated from the exons ATGGTTCCAGGCACAATTTGGGGGAACAGAACTTATGGTTCCAAGGATCGGCTCATAGt AGATTTGCATAATAACCTTCTATCGGATATTTCCAGTATTCTGAACCCTCCCACCAATGTGAGTTTAAG GCTACAAGGAATCCTTTGTGTTCAAGTGCCAACCAGCTCAAGGTCACACAATTTTGTGGACCCCATCCTAATGATAATGTGGAATCTTCTAGAGGTCACACAATTCCACAAATGTTTGTCCAGTCCAG ATGATGCAGCTACATCTCAAAAGCCATATGCTGTTTTGGATGTTCTCCGTGATTATGTGAGGGCTACAGCTCGAATGTTCACCCCGATATTCATTACTTAA
- the LOC116260524 gene encoding protein DJ-1 homolog D yields the protein MARKSVVILCGDFMEDYEVMVPFQALQAYGVSVDAVCPGKKAGEKCSTAIHQLSRHQTYSETRGHNFTLTATFDEIDASKYDGIILPGGRAPEYLAMNESVLSLVGKFSDAGKPIASICHGQLILAAAGLVKGRQCTAFPPVKPALIAAGAQWVEPKTMAECVADGNLITGATYEGHPEFIHLLVKALGGTVSNPGRRILFLCGDFMEDYEVMVPLQSLQALGCQVDTVCPKKKAGESCPTAVHDFEGDQTYSEKPGHDIVLNYTFKDINFDYYNGLLIPGGRAPEYLALDDRVISLVKKFMNAGKPVASICHGQQVLAAADVLKGRRCTAYPAVKLNVVLAGAAWLEPDPIHRAFTDRNLVTAAAWPGHPEFVSQFMELLGIKVSF from the exons atggCCAGGAAGTCCGTTGTGATTCTCTGCGGAGATTTCATGGAGGATTATGAG GTGATGGTGCCGTTTCAAGCGTTACAGGCGTACGGTGTCTCCGTTGATGCTGTCTGTCCTGGGAAAAAGGCCGGCGAGAAATGTTCTACGGCCATTCATCAACTTTCCCGCCATCAG ACCTACTCTGAAACACGTGGTCATAATTTCACTTTGACGGCAACTTTTGATGAAATTGATGCAAGCAAATACGATGGCATCATATTACCAGGAGGACGAGCACCAGAGTACCTTGCAATGAATGAGTCTGTTTTGAGTTTGGTCGGGAAATTTTCTGATGCGGGCAAGCCAATTGCATCCATATGCCATGGACAGTTGATTCTGGCAGCTGCTGGACTGGTGAAAGGGCGGCAATGCACTGCATTTCCTCCCGTAAAACCTGCCTTGATTGCTGCAGGTGCTCAGTGGGTAGAGCCGAAGACAATGGCAGAGTGTGTTGCTGATGGTAATCTCATAACTGGAGCAACATATGAAGGACATCCCGAGTTCATACATCTTCTTGTCAAGGCACTAGGCGGCACAGTGTCCAATCCAGGGAGAAGAATTCTGTTCCTTTGTGGG GATTTCATGGAAGACTATGAGGTTATGGTCCCTTTACAATCTCTCCAGGCTCTTGGTTGCCAAGTCGACACAGTCTGCCCCAAAAAGAAAGCAGGTGAATCTTGCCCAACTGCCGTTCATGATTTTGAAGGTGACCAGACATACAGCGAGAAGCCAGGTCATGATATTGTGCTCAATTATACATTTAAAGATATAAACTTTGATTACTATAATGGGCTTCTCATCCCTGGAGGAAGAGCACCCGAATATCTTGCACTTGATGATAGGGTAATAAGCTTGGTGAAGAAATTCATGAATGCCGGTAAGCCGGTTGCCTCAATTTGCCATGGCCAACAAGTATTAGCAGCTGCTGATGTGCTGAAG GGAAGGAGGTGCACTGCTTACCCCGCAGTAAAGCTCAATGTGGTGCTTGCCGGAGCTGCCTGGTTGGAGCCTGATCCTATACACCGAGCCTTCACAGACCGTAATCTGGTGACTGCAGCCGCTTGGCCCGGACACCCCGAGTTTGTCTCTCAATTCATGGAGTTGCTGGGAATCAAAGTGAGCTTTTGA
- the LOC116261355 gene encoding uncharacterized protein LOC116261355, translating to MNKDKIFKLAKGFRGRAKNCIRIARERVEKALQYSYRDRRNKKRDMRSLWIERINAGTRLHGVNYSTFIHGLMKENIQLNRKVLSELSMHEPYSFKALVDISRNAFPGNKLPSKEGVEA from the exons atgaacaagGACAAGATCTTCAAGCTCGCCAAGGGGTTCAGGGGAAGAGCGAAGAACTGCATACGCATAGCGAGGGAGAGGGTAGAGAAGGCCCTGCAGTACTCCTACAGAGATCGTAGGAACAAGAAGAGGGACATGAGGTCCCTCTGGATTGAGAGAATCAACGCCGGCACCCGCTTGCACGGG GTTAATTATAGCACTTTCATCCATGGATTGATGAAGGAGAACATCCAGCTAAACAGAAAAGTGTTATCTGAACTGTCAATGCACGAGCCATACAGCTTTAAGGCCCTCGTAGACATCTCTCGAAATGCATTTCCTGGAAACAAGCTCCCCAGTAAAGAAGGCGTGGAAGCATGA
- the LOC116261015 gene encoding type III polyketide synthase B-like produces the protein MVVGAPKPGENTLPECTPGKAAILALGKAFPHQLVIQDYLVDGYFKNTNCDDLYLKQKLARLCKSTTVKTRYVVMSEEILKKYPELAVEGLPTVRQRLDVSNEAVTKMAIEASRSCVKQWGRPASDITHLVYVSSSEARLPGGDLHLARGLGLNPDVCRVLLYFMGCSGGVGGLRVAKDIAENNPGSRVLLATSETTIIGFRPPSADRPYDLVGAALFGDGAGAMILGTDPVPGVERPSFELHYAVQTFLPNTEKTIDGRLTEEGINFKLGRDLPEIIEDHVEEFCMKLMKKAGFEGEQYNRMFWAVHPGGPAILNRLEKRLNLLPEKLSCSRRALSDYGNASSNTIVYVMDYMIEESTKLRERGEKDSEWGLILAFGPGITFEGILAKKIV, from the exons ATGGTGGTCGGCGCACCAAAGCCCGGTGAGAACACTCTCCCGGAATGCACTCCTGGGAAGGCTGCCATTCTTGCTCTAGGAAAAGCATTCCCTCACCAACTGGTCATTCAGGACTACCTTGTTGATGGCTACTTCAAGAACACCAACTGTGATGATCTGTACCTGAAGCAGAAGCTGGCTAGGCTAT GCAAGTCTACCACAGTGAAAACAAGATACGTGGTGATGTCAGAAGAGATCTTGAAGAAATATCCGGAGCTAGCAGTAGAGGGTCTACCAACAGTGAGGCAGAGGCTGGACGTATCCAATGAAGCAGTAACCAAAATGGCCATTGAGGCATCAAGGTCATGTGTAAAGCAATGGGGCAGACCCGCATCAGACATAACCCACCTGGTTTATGTCTCTTCAAGTGAAGCCAGGCTCCCTGGAGGTGACCTCCACCTAGCCAGGGGACTTGGCCTGAACCCGGACGTTTGCAGGGTCCTGCTTTACTTCATGGGCTGCTCCGGTGGAGTCGGGGGCCTAAGAGTAGCCAAGGACATAGCCGAGAACAACCCCGGCAGTCGAGTTCTCCTCGCAACATCAGAGACCACCATCATCGGATTCCGGCCGCCCAGTGCCGACCGGCCATATGACCTTGTTGGAGCTGCATTGTTCGGAGATGGTGCCGGTGCGATGATCCTGGGCACCGATCCAGTTCCGGGGGTGGAACGGCCGTCTTTCGAGCTACACTACGCAGTCCAGACCTTTTTGCCCAACACAGAGAAGACCATTGATGGGAGGTTGACAGAGGAAGGCATAAATTTCAAGTTGGGGAGGGACCTGCCGGAGATAATTGAGGACCATGTGGAAGAATTCTGCATGAAGCTGATGAAGAAGGCAGGATTTGAGGGGGAGCAGTACAATAGGATGTTCTGGGCAGTTCATCCTGGGGGCCCAGCCATACTCAACAGGCTGGAGAAGAGGCTGAACCTGTTGCCGGAGAAGCTGAGTTGCAGCAGGAGAGCACTGAGTGACTATGGCAATGCAAGCAGCAACACGATTGTGTATGTGATGGATTACATGATAGAAGAGAGCACGAAgttgagggagagaggagagaaggacaGTGAGTGGGGGTTGATTCTGGCTTTCGGCCCTGGGATCACGTTTGAGGGGATTCTTGCCAAGAAAATTGTGTGA